Below is a window of Thermoanaerobacterales bacterium DNA.
GCCGCGCGGGCCCTGGACCGGCTTGAGGCGTGGCGCGCCGAGGTGGGTGACCTGTAACGTGTATCACCTGATAGACGCCTTCATCTATTATTTGCGCGTCGAGCGCAACGCTTCACCGCGTACCCTCAGGGCCTATGAACGCGATCTTTTCACCGGCCTGGATTATTTTGCGCGGGCGCTCGGGAAGGTTGACAACAGGGTGGCCCCGCAGGATATCGATCACCGGCTCTTTCGCCAGTACCTTGGCCACCTGGCGCGCTCCCGGCTGGCGAAGTCGAGCATCGCCCGGAAAGTGGCGGCGTGGCGGTCCTTCTTCCGCTACCTCTGCCGGGATGACGTGCTGGTGAGCAATCCGCTGGCGCGCGTGGCGGCGCCCAAACAGCCCCGGCGGTTGCCCCGGGTGCTCCGCCCGGAGGAGGTGAAGGCCCTCATCGAGGTGCCGGGGGACGGTCCCCTGAACCTGCGCGACCGGGCACTGCTGGAAACCCTGTACGGGGCGGGAGTTCGCGTCGGGGAACTGGTCGGATTAAACCTGCCAGACCTGGACCTGGAGGCCGCCTTTCTCCGCGTCCGGGGCAAGGGCGACAAGGACCGGTTGGCCCCTATAGGGAGCGCGGCGGTAAACGCCATCCGCGCATACCTGCACCTGGGCCGGCCCAGGCTGGCCGCCGCCGGGGAAACGGCCGAGAGCGAGGCACCCCAGGCGCCCCTCTTTCTTAACCGGAACGGCGGGCGGCTGAGCGACCGGGGGGTGCGGAAGGTCCTTGACCGCCACATTGAACGGGTGGCCCAGGACCGGCAGGTCAGCCCCCACACCCTGCGCCACTGTTTTGCCACCCACCTGCTGGAGAACGGGGCGGACCTGAGGGTGGTGCAGGAACTCCTTGGGCATGCGCGGCTGTCCACCACGCAGGTGTACACGCGCGTCACGGCTGAAAGGCTGAAGGAAGTCTACCACCGGGCCCACCCGCGGGGGTAAGGCTGCCCTCTAGCGCACCAGGACTGCCCGAAGAGAGTGGTTGAGTGCTGGGCGACGCGGAGCACCGGAAAGCGGAAGGGAAAGCCCCCTGCCTCTTAGACACTGGGTCAGTCATACAGTTATACTAAGAGAAGGTGATCAATCTTGGACATCCACGGCACGACGGTTATAGCTGTGAAGAAGAACGGCCGCGTCGCCCTGGCCGGCGACGGCCAGGTGGGCCTGGGCCAGCAAATGATCATCAAGAGCAAGGCGAAGAAAATCCGCCGCCTGTACCAGGACCGCATCCTGGCGGGGTTCGCGGGCGGTGTGGCCGATGCCTTTGCCCTTTTCGAGCGCTTCGAAACCAAGCTGGAGGAAACCCGCGGCAATCTCCCCCGGGCGGCGGTGCAACTGGCCAAGGAGTGGCGCACGGACAAGTACCTCCGCCGGCTGGAAGCGATGCTGCTGGTCGCGGATAACGAAAACGTACTGCTGGTTTCGGGGAACGGCGAGGTTATCGAGCCCGACGACGGCATTGCGGCCATCGGTTCGGGCGGAGGGTTCGCCCTGGCCGCGGCGCGGGCCCTGGCGCGGCATACTGATCTGGACGCCGCCGAGATCGCCCGGCGCGCCCTGGAAATGGCGGCCGAGATCTGCGTCTTTACGAACAATCACATCTCCGTTGAGGAACTGTAAGAGGTTTCGCGGGGGCCGGGGGTTTCTGTGAGGGGCGAGACCTCTGACCCCCGAGGTTTCTAATACAGGGGGGAGCAGAATTGGAACTTGCGCCGCGGCAAATCGTCGCCGAACTGGACCGCTACATCGTGGGCCAGGAAAAAGCCAAGCGGGCGGTGGCCGTCGCCCTCCGCAACCGCTACCGCCGCGCCCGCCTTCCCGAGGAACTGCGGGATGAGGTCGTGCCGAAGAACATCCTCATGATCGGGCCGACCGGCGTGGGCAAGACCGAAATCGCCCGCCGCCTGGCGCGGCTGGTTAAGGCCCCCTTCGTGAAGGTGGAAGCCACCAAGTTCACGGAGGTCGGCTACGTGGGCCGGGACGTCGAGGGCATGGTCCGGGACCTGGTGGAGACATCCATCCGTATGGTGCGCGCCGAGAAGCTGCAGGAGGTCGAGGAGCGGGCGATGCGGCTGGCCGAGGAGCGGATCATTGAGATCATGGCCCCCGGTCCGCGGGCCGAGACCGGCGTCCGCAACCCGCTGGAGATGCTTTTCGGGGGCGGGCGGACGGGCGGGACCGACGACGCCCAAAACCGCGAGTATACAAGGCGGCTGCAGTTCGAACGCGAGACCCTGCGCCAGAAGCTGGCCCGCGGCGAGCTGGAGCAGGAGTATATCGAAATCGAGGTCGAGGACACCGGCCCCTCCATGCTCGAGATTTTCTCCGGCCAGGGCGGGGAGGAGATGGGTATCAACCTCCAGGATATGCTGGGGCAGTTCCTGCCGCGCCGGCGTAAGCGGCGCCGGGTCACCGTGGCCGAGGCGCGGAAGATCTTAACCCAGCAGGAGGCCCAGAAGCTGAT
It encodes the following:
- a CDS encoding tyrosine recombinase XerC, translated to MYHLIDAFIYYLRVERNASPRTLRAYERDLFTGLDYFARALGKVDNRVAPQDIDHRLFRQYLGHLARSRLAKSSIARKVAAWRSFFRYLCRDDVLVSNPLARVAAPKQPRRLPRVLRPEEVKALIEVPGDGPLNLRDRALLETLYGAGVRVGELVGLNLPDLDLEAAFLRVRGKGDKDRLAPIGSAAVNAIRAYLHLGRPRLAAAGETAESEAPQAPLFLNRNGGRLSDRGVRKVLDRHIERVAQDRQVSPHTLRHCFATHLLENGADLRVVQELLGHARLSTTQVYTRVTAERLKEVYHRAHPRG
- the hslV gene encoding ATP-dependent protease subunit HslV codes for the protein MDIHGTTVIAVKKNGRVALAGDGQVGLGQQMIIKSKAKKIRRLYQDRILAGFAGGVADAFALFERFETKLEETRGNLPRAAVQLAKEWRTDKYLRRLEAMLLVADNENVLLVSGNGEVIEPDDGIAAIGSGGGFALAAARALARHTDLDAAEIARRALEMAAEICVFTNNHISVEEL
- the hslU gene encoding ATP-dependent protease ATPase subunit HslU — translated: MELAPRQIVAELDRYIVGQEKAKRAVAVALRNRYRRARLPEELRDEVVPKNILMIGPTGVGKTEIARRLARLVKAPFVKVEATKFTEVGYVGRDVEGMVRDLVETSIRMVRAEKLQEVEERAMRLAEERIIEIMAPGPRAETGVRNPLEMLFGGGRTGGTDDAQNREYTRRLQFERETLRQKLARGELEQEYIEIEVEDTGPSMLEIFSGQGGEEMGINLQDMLGQFLPRRRKRRRVTVAEARKILTQQEAQKLIDTDEVNAEGIRRAEEEGIIFLDELDKIAGREAAGTGPDVSRGGVQRDILPIVEGSTVITKYGPVKTDHMLFIAAGAFHVSKPSDLIPELQGRFPIRVELTPLGEEEFLKILVEPQNALIRQYKELLATEGLKVEFSKDSLVEIAKTAYTVNEQTENIGARRLHTVLEKLLEDLSFEAPELAGQVVTIDEHYVRSRLAEIVRHEDLSRYIL